The DNA sequence GTCGTGTCGAAGGTCGGCAGACTTGTGGCACTGGCGGGTAGTTTTTTAAGCCGGATGTAGCCCGTACCGTTCGCCTGCTCCGTAGTAAAAAGTGGCTGGATAAAATCGCCACCCCCAACGCTTTTGAACTGCCCGGCCAGAATATTGGGATATGAGTTGAGTTGCCCATCCCGGTACAGACCACCATCGGCGTAGCCTGAGGTGAGTGAGTTACCAACCGCTACGTACTTGGTAAAATCAGCATCGCCTTTCGAGACTGTCCCCGCCGTAGCGTTGGGGTCAATATCGTTGTTCGTACAGGCAATGACGCTAACGATTGTCGTCAGCAGGAAGCCCCACTGAAATCTTGTAGTAAAGTGCATTCTTACGCGGAAAGCTATTGTAGAAAATATGGACAAATTTGTATGGGTACAACGAAAAAACGGCACTATTGTGCGTATGATCTTACTCTATATCCATTAAATACTATTAATGTCGGTTAATGCCGGTTCCAAATAAGTATAAACAATCAGGTAGGGAGTGAGTTGTTTGATGCAGTAGAGTTGATTTACTTGCTGCTCACTAGTTTCATGTTCCATTAAAACATACTAAGTCAATGGGTTTATTATCATTTTTCAAGGGCGTTGGAGAGAAGATTTTCCACAAAGACCAGGTGGCTGCTCCAGCCGATCCAGCTCAGGCCGAGAAGGTAGAGCCCGTTCGGGCGCAGGCCCTGCTCGATCACGTTAAACAACTTGGTCTGGCCTACAACGCCCTGACGATTAAGACCAAAGGGGATACCGTTACGCTGATTGGTTCGGTTAAGTCGCAGGAGGACGCCGAGAAAATTGCGCTGGCCGTTGGTAACGTGGAAGGTGTAGAAGCTGTCGATAATCAACTGGACGTAGCCGAACCTGCTGCCGAAGGAAAATACTATACCGTGAAGTCGGGCGATACGCTGTCGAAGATCTCGAAAGAAGTATACGGCGACCCCATGAAGTACGGCGTTATTTTTGAAGCAAATAAGCCGATGCTGAAAGATCCTGACCTGATTTATCCAAACCAGGTACTGCGGATCCCCCAGCTGTAACCGTAATCAAAACCGGTAGACGGGCCAATTGGAAAGGACGTAGCGTTTAAGCTGCGTTCTGCCCGATTGGCCCGTTTGCCGTTTGGGCCTATTCACTGCTCTTTTCCGAACATTCGGCGGGTAGGTCGGTTAATGGCCTATCAACCAACGTATGAGAAATGGCCGTTCACTTATTATCTTACCTCAAAGAACAGTTCACGCCGGGTGTCATTGATTTGCTCAGCCAGGAATTGGGCGAGACGCCCACCGCTACCCTGAAAGCTGTAAACGGTGCCATACCGGTGCTGCTGGGTGGACTGACCCGCCGGGCTCAGGCGTCGGGTGGCGCGTCGTCAATCGTGGGACTGCTGTCAAAGGGTGATTACAGCCATACCCCGCTCGACGTGAGCCAGGTACTGGATGAACACCAGCAAACGGAAGAGACCGTAACGGCAGCACGAGGTTTCCTGACGGCGATCTTTGGCGATAACCTGACCCGTACTAGCGAGCTGATCGGTACGTATAGCGGAACGAAGCCGCAGTCGTCCCTGACCATACTCGGCCTCGCCGGTGGCGTGCTGATGGGCGTGCTCGGCCGGCAGGAGCAGGAAAAAGGGTTGTCAGCCCACAATCTGTCGACGCTGCTGCTGGGGCAGGCTACCGAAATTCGGAAGGCGGTCCCGTCGGGGCTTGAAGGGGTCAGCAGTCTGCTGGGCTTCAACGAGCTACAGACGCCGGCCGGTCCGCAAACCGAGGTGCAGGGGGCCGATAATTTCAGCGGTACGGTTATCAATCCAAATATTCCCAAAAGCCCGGAAGGTGACCGGCGGCTCGAAAACGTACGGTGGCTACGCTGGGTGATGGTTGTGATTGCGGTTCTGGTGGCAGCTCTGATTATTCAGAAATGCAGCGAAAACCAGAACGGAACTGATGGCATAAGTACCGACTCGACTGCACGGGTAGAGTCGAACGCGGTTGAAGATACGTCGGCAGCTACGCGTCGGAGCATTCAGGAGGCCCACGGCCAAACCGGCGATTCAACTGTACCGGGGGCGTTGGGGATCCGCGATTCGTCGGCTACAGATCGCCCATAAATTAGAATGCTAAACCGATAGACCTGGTTCGTTGTTATACCCATGAACTCAACCAATTGAAAAACAATGATGAATAACACTCGAACCATGTTCCAGAACGGAATGCTGGCCGCTTTTCTTACCGTGACCAGCCTGACTCTCCTGAACTGCCAGGGTAGCAAGAAGGAAGAAAGTACCGAAACCTCAGCCACAACCGCCGACAGCTCATTCATGGGTCGTCAGGGCGATACCCTCAATTCGTCCGCGATGGATGCGCCCCAGCAAGCGCCTGCCGACAGCCAGCCGGGCGCGGTGGCACCAGCCCAGGTGAATGTGCGGGTGAAGAAATAAGACCGCCTGGTTAGTCATCAGAGAGTCGGTAGGTAGGCGGTGATTGCCTAACTTGCCGACTCTTTTGACTCACCGACTTATTTACGGGTTATGTTTGTTGACGCTATCGAGCGTATCGATCCTTTTACCAGACCCCTGCACTCGATTGTCCGGCTATATGGCCACAATGAGATTATTCCCGGCAGCGCTACCCTGTTTTTTGTGAATGAGAATGGCTGTGCGGTTACCTGCAAACACGTTGCCGAACTCATTACAAAAGCCGATACGATTTACCAGAACTACCGGAGCTTTCAGGGTGCCCGCCGGGACGTGCTGCGCGAAAAAGATGCCGCTCACCGCATCAGCCAGCTCGAAGTAAAATTCAAGCTTCAGTCCGAAACGATCATCCGGGTCCAGAACTATTTCGTTGGCTGCAGCAATGATGCGAAGCTGACGGTCGACATGCACCCCACCCAGGATCTGGCACTGTTGCGGTTCGAAGGGTATGGCCCCTCGCTTTATCGATCATACGCTACGTTCCTGGGCGACAGCAGCCGGGTTAAAGCGGGACGGAGCCTGTGCCGGCTGGGTTAT is a window from the Spirosoma rigui genome containing:
- a CDS encoding DUF937 domain-containing protein codes for the protein MAVHLLSYLKEQFTPGVIDLLSQELGETPTATLKAVNGAIPVLLGGLTRRAQASGGASSIVGLLSKGDYSHTPLDVSQVLDEHQQTEETVTAARGFLTAIFGDNLTRTSELIGTYSGTKPQSSLTILGLAGGVLMGVLGRQEQEKGLSAHNLSTLLLGQATEIRKAVPSGLEGVSSLLGFNELQTPAGPQTEVQGADNFSGTVINPNIPKSPEGDRRLENVRWLRWVMVVIAVLVAALIIQKCSENQNGTDGISTDSTARVESNAVEDTSAATRRSIQEAHGQTGDSTVPGALGIRDSSATDRP
- the lysM gene encoding peptidoglycan-binding protein LysM, giving the protein MGLLSFFKGVGEKIFHKDQVAAPADPAQAEKVEPVRAQALLDHVKQLGLAYNALTIKTKGDTVTLIGSVKSQEDAEKIALAVGNVEGVEAVDNQLDVAEPAAEGKYYTVKSGDTLSKISKEVYGDPMKYGVIFEANKPMLKDPDLIYPNQVLRIPQL
- a CDS encoding S1 family peptidase, with amino-acid sequence MFVDAIERIDPFTRPLHSIVRLYGHNEIIPGSATLFFVNENGCAVTCKHVAELITKADTIYQNYRSFQGARRDVLREKDAAHRISQLEVKFKLQSETIIRVQNYFVGCSNDAKLTVDMHPTQDLALLRFEGYGPSLYRSYATFLGDSSRVKAGRSLCRLGYPFPEFTNFRYNSATDDIEWTTTGRSTSPRFPIDGIVTRLLSENGGITGIEMSTPGLRGQSGGPLFDTNGLIYGMQSATRHLHLGFDIEDREVLVNGRKRSVSNYPFLNVGHCVHVDVIKSFLREKGVKYYEG